One Mycolicibacter sp. MU0083 DNA window includes the following coding sequences:
- a CDS encoding TetR/AcrR family transcriptional regulator, which translates to MTESRLRQRTEGRLDRSRDPAILDAALAVVSEHGYDAANMNDIAARAGVGKAAIYRRWSSKAALVTDALIYWRPDLMTRNTPDTGSLAGDLDAFVEEIGRKDAEPFPNDLVLRVALEAVHDPDLAAAVDDLVLVKGEGMVAKIVAQAAARGEIDADRDWSLVSDVVLAMGLLQVVRGQTLDAGFVRAVLDQVVLPALRAPD; encoded by the coding sequence GTGACGGAGTCCAGGCTGCGGCAGCGCACCGAGGGGCGGCTGGACCGCTCGCGCGACCCCGCGATCCTGGATGCCGCGCTGGCCGTGGTCTCCGAGCACGGTTATGACGCCGCCAATATGAACGACATCGCGGCGCGTGCCGGGGTGGGCAAGGCCGCGATCTACCGGCGCTGGTCGTCGAAGGCGGCGCTGGTCACCGACGCGCTCATCTACTGGCGGCCCGACCTGATGACCCGGAACACCCCCGATACCGGCAGCCTGGCCGGCGATCTGGATGCCTTCGTCGAGGAGATCGGGCGCAAGGACGCCGAACCGTTCCCGAACGATCTGGTGCTGCGGGTCGCCCTGGAGGCGGTGCACGATCCGGACCTGGCGGCCGCCGTCGACGATCTGGTGCTGGTCAAAGGCGAAGGCATGGTGGCCAAGATCGTGGCGCAGGCCGCGGCCCGGGGTGAGATCGACGCCGACCGGGACTGGTCGCTGGTCTCCGATGTGGTGCTGGCGATGGGATTGCTTCAGGTGGTGCGCGGCCAGACCCTGGACGCCGGTTTCGTCCGGGCGGTCCTCGACCAGGTGGTGTTGCCGGCGCTGCGGGCGCCCGACTGA
- a CDS encoding TetR/AcrR family transcriptional regulator produces MRTHGWSGAKPADDREAAARILEAARRRIDSSGMSFGISDVAKDVGVTRQTVYRYFPSTEALLIAAAVTEVDPFLDRLARHLRGIHDPADAVVEGIALTLERLPEERYMSLLLAPGKASAFSAGVTSDVALTFGRAIVDRFDVDWDAAGFTGADLDQLVEFMLRVLQSLVIDPGRPPRRGGELRAFLRRWVAPAITDGTAEKGTA; encoded by the coding sequence ATGCGGACTCACGGCTGGTCGGGCGCCAAGCCCGCCGACGACCGGGAGGCCGCCGCCCGGATCCTCGAGGCCGCTCGACGGCGCATCGACAGCTCCGGGATGAGCTTCGGCATCTCCGATGTCGCCAAGGACGTCGGCGTCACCCGCCAGACCGTGTACCGCTACTTCCCCAGCACCGAAGCGCTGCTCATCGCCGCCGCGGTCACCGAAGTCGACCCGTTCCTGGATCGCCTGGCCCGGCACCTGCGCGGTATCCACGACCCGGCCGACGCCGTCGTCGAGGGCATCGCGCTGACCTTGGAGCGGCTGCCCGAGGAGCGCTACATGAGCCTGCTGTTGGCCCCGGGCAAGGCCAGCGCCTTCTCCGCCGGTGTCACCTCCGATGTCGCGCTAACATTCGGGCGGGCGATCGTCGATCGGTTCGACGTCGATTGGGATGCAGCGGGTTTCACCGGCGCCGACTTGGACCAACTGGTCGAGTTCATGTTGCGGGTGCTGCAGTCGCTGGTGATCGACCCGGGCCGGCCACCCCGCCGGGGCGGTGAGCTCCGCGCATTCCTGCGGCGCTGGGTGGCGCCGGCGATCACCGACGGGACGGCAGAGAAAGGCACGGCGTGA
- a CDS encoding class I SAM-dependent methyltransferase, producing MTKIDGSVLEGVSATALWTLRSRALESQRPDGVLHDPWAEHLFDSIAFDYAMFGKPTHYHVVRALAFDRYIHYFLRQHPGAAVVSLAEGFQTSFWRLQSALHDAGSHWYSVDLAPVMALREKLLPTDARLSNVAASALDRTWMDRIDGDRPVLITAEGLLMYLPPDVALNLIADCARRFPGGKMIFDSIPPSYSRRTLRGLKLSKDYTLPPMPFSLSSAQSRKLPDTVPGVNHVHKLPLPAGRGIWKLCGFRSLERLEPFRTMAPTQVRFDA from the coding sequence GTGACGAAGATCGACGGCAGCGTGTTGGAGGGTGTGTCGGCGACCGCGCTGTGGACCCTGCGCAGTCGCGCACTGGAGTCCCAACGGCCCGACGGCGTACTTCACGACCCGTGGGCCGAGCACCTCTTCGACTCGATCGCGTTCGACTACGCGATGTTCGGGAAGCCGACCCACTATCACGTGGTGCGTGCGCTGGCCTTCGACCGGTACATCCACTATTTCCTGCGGCAGCATCCCGGCGCCGCCGTCGTCTCACTGGCCGAGGGGTTCCAGACCAGCTTCTGGCGGTTGCAGTCGGCGCTGCACGACGCCGGATCCCACTGGTACTCCGTCGATCTTGCGCCGGTGATGGCGCTGCGCGAGAAGCTGCTGCCCACCGATGCCCGGCTCAGCAACGTCGCTGCGTCCGCACTGGACCGCACCTGGATGGATCGCATCGACGGCGACCGGCCGGTCCTGATCACCGCGGAGGGCCTGCTGATGTATCTGCCCCCGGACGTGGCGCTGAACCTGATCGCCGACTGCGCCCGACGTTTTCCGGGCGGCAAGATGATCTTCGACTCGATCCCGCCCAGCTACAGCCGCCGGACGCTGCGGGGACTGAAGCTGTCCAAGGACTACACGCTGCCGCCCATGCCGTTCAGCCTCTCCTCGGCGCAGAGCCGGAAGCTGCCCGACACGGTGCCCGGGGTGAATCACGTACACAAACTGCCGCTGCCCGCGGGGCGTGGCATCTGGAAGCTGTGCGGGTTCCGCAGCCTGGAGCGCCTGGAGCCGTTCCGCACCATGGCGCCGACACAGGTCCGGTTCGACGCGTAG